Genomic window (Salvelinus fontinalis isolate EN_2023a chromosome 3, ASM2944872v1, whole genome shotgun sequence):
aacattgatttatcctgcaagaTGTCATTCAATTGGTTATATTCATTTTTGTCCTCTTCTACTGCCTTTTAAGTGGGTTGAAAtttattgggatgagtcttgtcctTGAGGCAGAAGTGAGCTATTTCCGCTAGAGGGCCAGCtgcattattttttttaaataagatgttttttgagtcttaaaggttagggttaggcataagggttagcagtgtgtttagggttaaagttaaggtttaaatcagattttatgactttgtggctgtgccagctagtgaccactctgcaaagCTGCATCCAAAACAAGATTCATGATGAAAAATGCTAACCTgcgcctcttaaggggaaagtaatctagaAGTAACaaagtaatctgattacattaccGCATTTTGGTAATCCAGAaattacattactgattacaattttggacaggtaactagtaactaacaTTTAGAAAGTATCCTACCCAGCCCTGCGGCAGCACTATCACTAGACCAGCCCCGGGATGAAGAGTGGATCTTAAGTGGAGATTTAACCCTACTTTGTGTTGTTTACTCTAAAGAAAACCCAAAATCTATACAAAATCCCCTTGAACTCCTACAACTCCATACCTTGTCATTCATGCTGATGAccctttggggatgaccagacaCATACGGTTGTGGTTGCTTTTGAATCACTTGTCCTTGGTTAGGGGGAGGATGCTCACTTGTTCCAGCATGATGGGGCTGAAAGATATAGTGGAGTTCTGTTATTTTCCCATCATGATACACCTGTGCCTTCCAAAAAAAAACATATCCCATGAATAACCATTGATTTAAATCATTAGGTTTATGCCCACCTTTTGCTGGTCTGAGTAtggtaaaaaaaaacaacaactttaGAGTATTAAACTCAATCTTAACTTTGATCTGTTACCTGACTGTAGGGCACAGTGGGATTCAATGTTTCCTGCCAATTTGAAAAATGGACTGATCCAGGAGCTGCAGGAGTCATACTGACATGTCCCACATGATGGTTGACTAAAAGGGCTGACTGAAAAACACAAGAAATTGTAGCGTAATCAATAAGGCTGATAAAGCTTGGGGTCCTCCAATCAAATCCTCCTTTGTTTCTTAGGAAAGATTAAAACTATTCTTATTGTACAAGAGAGCATGTCTTAATGAGAATTAAGTTGTTTTTCTTTGCTCTATTTTTCACAGTTGTATCAAAACATGTACTGTTTTGTTTGTCACCCCAGATGCTGATGAAAACTCACCCCATCACTTGTAGACTGCAACTGTCTATCATGCTGTTGTCCACTGAAATCCAAGGATTTGTCCCCCTGGCTCAGAGCAGATGGATGTGAGACAATATGGATTTTTCATCCTCAACATGAGGTTAAAGCTGCCCAATATGAAAAGTGAAGAGAACTACAACCAACATGGTTCAGAATACACCGTAGCCATACTCACAGTCTCCATGGGCTCATCTTCTGACATGTTGATTTAGCTGTTCGCTTCACCATTCAACACTGGCCTTTCACTTCAGCCTGCTAGAATGACACAATCTCTCTAGTAATCTCATTCATAACAGCTTTTTGCAAAACAACATTGATTGACATTATTCGATTGAACGTTGCACTGCGTTTTCATAAATTGTTGCAGTGGAATAAATGTAATTAGTCTATGTTAATAgccctgcaggtagcctagtggttagtgttgggccagtaaccgaaaggttgctagatcgaatccctgaactgacaaggtaaaatgtgtcgttctgcccctgaacctactgttcctaggccgtcattgtaaataagaatttgttcttaactgactagcctgttttttttttaatggttgcGCAACGTCACAGAAAAACTCACTTTCGTTTCACATGCTTGACGTCAAGCTTTTTTTCCGTAGGCAAGACAAAGAGTTAGTGAACCTGTTTAATTGCTCAAATGTCATTTCTTACCGTCAGTCTACGCCTCTTACTCCAGCTTTTATTGAAGTGTCAAGATGATGCCATGGGTTCCAGATCGTGAAAAACGATCTTATTTGCATCTGGAATAAGCCTCATTTTGCTTTTAATGTCTATTGCCTCATTTGCCAAAGAAACTCAGGGGCGCTTTCAATAGAACGCAATGTTTTGGAACGTCCAGAAAGAAATAgtctatgtagaacaaacatgcctctgaCTAGAAAAACAAAACACCTACATTCGTGGCATGTATGTCTGCAGCGTAAACAATTAAAGCTGTAGTTTTTGGGCGACCAGAACAAattcccatagaaacgcatttatagatctgtcacttattctgttctatgtgcactatttatATGCTTCCCGTACTTTTtgaaaatacaatgtttttagATAGGATATTCACAGCGGGTTAACTGGTACAAAGATTCTCTATGCTTGTTTTGTCCATAAACTGAAAGTAGGCTAAcgattagaattttagcaaccacgaaatggcggagcgatttctggaTAGTGCACCTTTAACATTTGGCAAATGAACAGGGCCCAGAAAAGAGAGCTTTCGTGATAGATTAAAACATAAAAGAAACAAACTATTGTTCATTTAATTTAAATCACAGATTCAATGGGTATGAAAAAGGCAACTTTACATGAACTGGTAATTCCGAGGCAGTTTTTGTTTTAATATTATGCTACAGCTATGTTTCATTTCATTATTTTGCCAGATGGGCGGCAATGTCGTTAAATAGGCTACTTACCAACAGTCTGTCTCAGCTTTTTATGTTAAGTAACAACATCAGCAAAAACGAAAGTCAAACGGCGATTCTTAATGCAACAGTAGCTGGCGAGAGGCACTCCTCTCCAATACGTAAGAGGGGGAGTGTCGCAGGCAGCCATCGTAGCCTATGCGAACAAAATATAATTCATGGTTTTAATAAGCTTACTTGTCATTTAAGATACATTTCATTTGTACAGTTTATTACGTTGTGTAGTGCACGGTCTGACCTGCATCACAAGGATAGGCTAGTCTAATTGGGATATGAAAAAATTAAATGTAGTTTGCACGTTCTGTCTTTTCATACATTGCCACACTGGCTGCTAGACAGATAGAATTCCGGCGCACCCGATTAGACTACAATCACCCCATTCTAATCGGGTGCGCGGTACACAGCAGACGGGATAGGTAGGTAATTGTTGATAATTggatatggagaagggagagTCGGTCAAGGATCGATTCAGACAAGGTGGTAAATTGTATGACAAGCGACAGTTTAATTTAAGAGTAAAGATATCTGGTACAAGCGTATACGGACTCGTTCCTTTAGCTCATAGAGAACCTCCAGAAAAAACCCCAGATAACAGAAtgcatagacattttatacaacacagaaagtaggttgagtctggaagttctggtcctttggttggttctggacaggttgttgtcttctcagattggtcctgatgagctgggcgtcatccttctgagtcttgtagcaaaagttctttgttaccaaatgttcagctaagcaggagattttgtgtgtgcgtagtcagccctctgtccttaGGAGAGTACACTTATGCCCTAACCTTTTGAACCTATATCCCTATTCTGACGCATATTCTGGTTTTGAACTATTTTGTCCACTATCCCGTTATTTAAATAAGTCTCTATTATGGATCACCAAGATATTGAAAAAGTGTTGAAAACGCTGAAATCATCATTAGAAATAAATGGTGGAAAGATGGAAAGGAATGGAAAAATAGGGGTGAAAAACTATACAAAGAATGGATAGAAGAGCGCAGCATTGCCGCGCCCACTGGGCTCCCAGTCGACGGGGAGCCTGGTAGAATACTGGAGACACTGAAGCGAAGAACACAAAAGACCATTTCAGAGTGGAAAACGGGGGGAGGGTTACGAAGGGGTAAACTTAAAGATGCCATGGAGAAGGCAAAACTAAAGGAGGCATAGGGTTGGCTATGCTGGAGAAACTTTTTGCCTACAACGCGGGAGACTCGGGTTTGTATCTCAGCATATGTACCTATAGACTGaaattcatgattattatttacCTATTTATTGGTTTTGCCCGGAAGGATACGGTTGTTAGTGTTTATTTAAGATATAAACTTAACGTTTTAATATCTTGTTTATGTTAAATTGAAAGACTAATTCCTTCCAGAATAACAGTGAGGCGATTTCGATGTGATACGTTGTGTTGCCTAAATGATCGGCTGGAATAATGTATAGAGACTGGAGTCATATTTAAATGACTAAATCATAGAAGACAGTTAATAACGGAGAGATACGATAAAGTTGTGCCCATCGGAATGTTATTATTCTTATGGATTGACTGACACGCGATATAAATTTATCGAGGTACATGGTGTTTTAAAAGTTGGAGTAGAGAAAGTTGGAAAGCAAGCGGAGCTCGGTTTGAGTAAAGGGTAAATTGCAGGAGGCAGGTTTGGATGTTGCTAACTAACGTTGTGATATCATTGAGTACTAACGTAAAACTGTGTCATAAAGTAGAATACACCATAACGGTACTCAAATTGATTTAACAGTTGTTCGGGTACAGCCGGTGGAGCTGATTTTATGTtaaagggacagtgcacatttATCACAGTTGTGTGTGTCTATTGGCAGGGTATTCCTATCAAGCATTTTGGGGAGACTGTTTGAAGAGAGACTGAATGGGTTTTAGATATAACCATTAAGGAAATTTAAAACTAGTGATTTGAGGGAGTACAATATAATTATTTTAAACGTTTTTAGGTTTTGTTTGTAGTAAACTTTTCAGTTTGAGGGGATTCCCATGTTTCCCAGCGACAAGATATCTTAAAGGGATACACTCACATATGGAATATTAgaagttttgttttctgaattttcaCTAAATACGTGAATTTTTTAGATAACGGTTTCTTTATTTTGTCTAATATAGTAAGGAACACTTCATTGAAGTGGTGGTATGACTTATGACTTCTATCATAACTTTCCATTGTGGTCTGATCAGCCTCATTGGAAAGCCATTTGGATGGAGAATCTAAGGTCATTGGTAATACTGAGTTTAAGGTAATTTAATTCAACAAGGCGGTGAAATTAATattatagtgttattatatttTCATTAGATGAATAAGGTGAGAGAATTAGTTAGGATACGTTTCAATTATGGTAGACTCATGTTAAGTATTTGGAACATATTTTAAACCAACAGGGCAGGAAAAAAGATGAAGGTAGAAAAAAAGTGATTTATAAGCGTTAAATTTAATTATGAAAATAAATATGTTGCAGTTCTTAGGGATGGTAAATTACTTTAGATAATGGATCCCATACTATGCAATATATATTAAATAATTGATGGGACTGATTTAAGATTAACCCAGGTtattgttagataaaatacagtggACTCTTGAAGGAGAGATTTCATTAGTACAGAAAGCATATGATATGGTTAGCATTCGTTTTGGCCTCATTTGATCATTAGAAGATTTTTATTTAAATAGTATAAAGTGGACGGGGATATATGACATCTGTGGTGATTCAGGATTATTGGTAGGATCGAGATAACCTTATGTAAGGACTTTAGAAATTGCCACCATAGACATGTTTTTTCCCCCCCATGAGTTTAGATAAAGCcaaacagtgagacacttagttaatgtTTGGAAACAACACATAGTTGTTACTGACTGATATGAGAAGAGCTACAGACAGATAGGGGAAAGGGCAGACAGAGGGGCCCTCCCCGCACTGCTGAGACCTTGAAGGTTCGAGTGCAGAGAGGAGAAAGTTTAGAAGGGGGGCCTTGACAGAGAATTGTTAGATTTGCGCCAGTATTGATACAAGGGCGGAGCCATGTATCAAAAGGGGGCTGGAATAGGGCACTTTGTGGCCTATTAGTTaataatagtaaaaaataaaatgttttatatatatatagcgtTCCCAACTTACTTGGCAGACACGAGTATGGTAACTGAAATATTAGGTCAAGATATTATCCCTAGAGTTGTTTTACTAGGATAATAATGGAGGACATTCTAGCTAAtcagatagaacaaatagaatgACAGAGGTTCTAGCAGAACACATTAGAAGACTGTTTATTAACCAAACCCTTATGTCCAAGATTTTATGCACTACAGGTGAATTACAGGAGAAGGTGATGCATGCAATCCAGTCCATCAGGAGAATAGGTGGAATGCAGCCCCGTTGGGAGGGGCCATACCAAGTATTCCTGGTGACAGCCTTTGCGGTGAGAATAGCTGAAAGAGCTACCTGGGGGCATATCACACATTGTAGGAGGgtaagacacactgacactgtcgAACAATCACAGGGGTAGGAGCAGAACCGGAACCAACAGGGTACTGGGGGCCAACTCTCTACTGAAGATTCCCTTATACCCGACCTTTCCCCGCTGTGagcgttcatagaagtgaaagtgcgGCTTGgcctctggctgatgatgtgttctctgggagagggtggggcttTACAGGAGTACTGGTCgtcctgagctgtctgattgTGGGAGCCATATTCCTGATACACCATGGGCCCCCCGAGAAGGCGAAAGAGGGTAACCTGACCCATAGTTTAGACGATGAGGATTTTGTATTAACCAAGCATGTGGGATCACTTAATCTGGATAAGCAGGGAATAAATTGAGATATTTGTGGAACCAGGAGAATTGAGCCAAAATGTTTGGTTTTAATAACACCTGTATATAAAAGGTGCCAGTGTACTTGTGTAATGGGGGAGGGTGTCCGTATTGGGATTACATGATAACTAACGTTGGAAAATTGTGGGAATGGAGAAGAGGTTATCCATACAGTATAGGGGATGTCTCCAAAGTAGATAGAATGTCCATCTTATGGGACGGGGCTGGTAGTACGCAACAACCATGTAAAGGTGATGAAATCCTACTAACCATCAAATCTATTAAGCTCTCCGATACAGGTACCTATACCCTGGGATTGGAAAGAAACGGGGCTGATACGATGGGGATGTTTACCATAACAGTGCTGCCaaaaccaccaccagttccaaccgGACGGAGACAGATCCAGTCGAACCGCTCCACCACTCCAGGTCCAACTCTAAATCCACCAACTAAAATACCAAACCCAGTACAGGTAATTAATGTTAAGGATATTACGGACAGCGATCAATTAGGAATAGAAACGGGATATGACGGGAGGGAAAATATGTGGTTGGCAAATATGAGATATACAGCCAAAACACTGAGGAGGAAAGACTGTGTCATCTGTGGCCATGCTCGGCCTGTTCTGGCAACACACCCATTTGCTTTAAGTGACGGTGATGGGTGGATCTGTATATTGGAGGGATTTTACCATGTTAAACTAAATTCAACTCTGTGTAAATATTTGAGTCTAGTGTTCCCGGAAGTTCCTCCCCAGAAGGCCCCGTGGGGTGTTAAGGCATATGAGGGAAACTACAGCTGCATCACGGGAACAGGTAGGGGTGTGGACTATGGGCGGCTGCCTAAGGCGGATTGTACCAGTAATGTAACCATTAATGCTACCTGGCCGGTAAAAGGATTGAATCAAACTAGAGGCGTTGCTGACGTATGGTGGATATGTGGACCAAACAGGCGCTTAATTCCTATTCTTAGGGGTGACTGGCAGGGTACGTGCGCCTTAGCCTGTCCGATAATACCATTAACCATTATTGAAGTTACAGCTAACCAACTTCTAGGATCCACACGGGGGGGCATGCGCGTGACCAACTCATTAGGAGACAGAGACGCGATGCGCCTTGGTCCGAGGGGACAGACAACATCCATACCAACCTGCTGGGGGGTGCCGGTAGGTGTCCAAGCCTTGAGCAGAAATGATGGTTTATGGCATCTGTTACCCTTTATCGGTCCAGCAATTGTTGATGCTAAACAGACCTCCTGGATAAATTATATTTATTATAATCAGCAACGTTTTGTTAACTATACTCATACGGCACTCACAGgtatggctgaacaattggaggCTACCTCTAGAACTGCCAGGCAAAATAGACTAGCCCTAGATATGATCCTAGCCAGTCAAGGTGGGGTCTGCAAAATGTTTGGAGAACAATGTTGTATCCCTAACAATTCTAGCCCtgatgggagcatttcaaaagctttAAGTGGTCTGGATAAACTATCAGTGGAAATtaagggtttggctggggtggaGGAGGAAGGACTGTTCTCCTGGTTTGGTGAGTGGTTCGGTAGGTACACAGCATTGGTGGTTACTGGATTTCTGACCCTAATTGTTGTCTTTCTTATGTTAATGTGCTGTGCTGCCTGTATTATCCCCTGTTTGAGGAAATCTTTTACAGATTTTGCTGAGACTGCCTTAGCAGAGGATAATCCATGGTTTGCTGTGAAAAAAAGGCTTATTTTTAGTTTAATTCATTACTTTTTGTTTCACAATATATCCTTGTAATCTTTTGTCCTGCATGTTGTCCTACCTTATGTCAAGGTTTAAAGTTCCTGGGTGACGGGTAGCCAACCTAGTATCTGTCAGGTGTAGCAGGGTGGACTAGATGGTTTTTATTCTTTATACAATAAAGGTGTGTTTCTTTTAATCCTTGTATTCTGAGTGACACCCTAAAAGTGTGTCAAAAGGGGGAGTCGAAAAGCAGCTTAGCATATATAATTTGTTGATTTTTTCTTTGTTGATTTTTTCTGTTTTTCTGCCTGttttttctgtaaaaaaaataaaaataataattaaaaaaataataataataataaacgttATTGTTTTCATGAAATGCTATTAACATATTACTATGCTGTGACCGCTGAAATAAAGGATAATGAGTGACACCCTAGGGGTGTCAAAAGGGGGACTCCTAAAAATCCCTGTGTTACCTAatatgttactatgttactgaGAATGTGTTCCGAATGGTCATTAAAGGTTTAAAGTTCCTGGGTTTATCTACAACCTGGTATGTATGTATCGATCATTGAACTTGATGGTTTCTGTTTTAATTTACACCTAATTTACACCCACAAGGGGTGTAAAAAGGGGGATTGTGAGGATTGAAAATATGCTTGGCCTATAAtgggggtgtctgtgtgtgtgtgtgctggaagtaacatttTGCCCCAGATAGTGTGCTGAGAAGCTGTGGTTAACCTTGAGCGGGAACAGATGTTTTCTATGCAGGGGTAAATAGCTCAACAATGTTGCAGAACTGTCTGTGTTAAGTGAGGACACGAAAAACAGGAACCAAGCTTGGGACCTCAGTTTCTAGGGTGTGGgcgcgtaatctacacagcaacaacGCCGGAGCGCCTGGGGCTGGGACCAGCCTGTGCGCCAACGATAGGTTGAGTGAGTCTAGaccacgctcagcctctacttTGACAGGCCAGCTCAGAAGCGGGAACTAACTCTGTCTTAGTATAAAAGAAGAACTCTGTATTACTCCAGTCAGTTCTCTGTTCTgccctgcgtggtgatacagtgaacccgtatatacgaaaattgcatttaccatttatcgcttgagtttaataaaatacttaaagtatattcggtgactctgaatcacattttatcctgataccagatttgattgACGCAACCCTTGACAATGTCCTAATATGAAGGCAATATGATAACGGTGGCTAAATGCCAGAGGTGATGAGCCATTAAGAGGAGTTACTATGAGTATGACGTAAGGAGGACAAATGTATAAGAAGTCTGTGTCAAGATTGGAAGGCAGTTGTATTCATGATCCAGCTCGGCTTTTATTATGAAGTAATAAAAAGTATATTTGAACTCACAGGTTCCGGTATTTGCGAAGTATGATTGACCAAATATTTCCCAAGACATATGCTTTCAAGGTTTCATCCCTTTATTTAACTCAATTGATTTTGCCAGCTACGATTGGTGTTGTTCATGGTGTTCTACCTGGATAAATATAAATTACTACTAAACATAGTTAGCGTTTATTTAGACAGAAATGTTGAAAGGCTTCAAATTTAAGAAAAAAGTTTGTATTTCCACTATCATTACAACTGCAATTATTAGTCAAAGAGAAAATACAcagatataatataatatatagctgaataattaattatttaaaaaaaaactaagaCAATCTATAAAAAACTCCTGGCTGCAGTTCAACTTCTTGTTGATAAATGTTTCCATGCATATGGTGCTCTCT
Coding sequences:
- the LOC129846758 gene encoding uncharacterized protein LOC129846758, yielding MITNVGKLWEWRRGYPYSIGDVSKVDRMSILWDGAGSTQQPCKGDEILLTIKSIKLSDTGTYTLGLERNGADTMGMFTITVLPKPPPVPTGRRQIQSNRSTTPGPTLNPPTKIPNPVQVINVKDITDSDQLGIETGYDGRENMWLANMRYTAKTLRRKDCVICGHARPVLATHPFALSDGDGWICILEGFYHVKLNSTLCKYLSLVFPEVPPQKAPWGVKAYEGNYSCITGTGRGVDYGRLPKADCTSNVTINATWPVKGLNQTRGVADVWWICGPNRRLIPILRGDWQGTCALACPIIPLTIIEVTANQLLGSTRGGMRVTNSLGDRDAMRLGPRGQTTSIPTCWGVPVGVQALSRNDGLWHLLPFIGPAIVDAKQTSWINYIYYNQQRFVNYTHTALTGMAEQLEATSRTARQNRLALDMILASQGGVCKMFGEQCCIPNNSSPDGSISKALSGLDKLSVEIKGLAGVEEEGLFSWFGEWFGRYTALVVTGFLTLIVVFLMLMCCAACIIPCLRKSFTDFAETALAEDNPWFAVKKRLIFSLIHYFLFHNISL